The Kluyvera intermedia genome includes the window AATATGAATGGCTGAAAGCGGCGAAGGTCGATATTCTGCAAGGCTTCCTGTTTGCGCGCGCGGTGCCGGCAGAGGTCTTTGAGCAGGATTATTTAAGCGAGGAGAAATCACTGCTGCCGGGTGTAATTGACGAGTGATTGTGCGTGTCAGCTCAAGGTTTTAACAATTAAGTATCAAAATCACGTACAAATATTTCGATTATGTTTCTTGGATGTTATTTTGTGCCCACAGGTAAAATTAACCCCTAGTTTTCCTGTGGCTATAGCTTAAGGACATCCTATGAAAACCTCTTTCTTCAAAAGCCTCTATTTTCAGGTGCTGTCGGCGATAGTGATCGGTGTATTAATTGGTCACTACTATCCGGAGCTGGGCGCGCAAATGAAGCCGCTCGGCGATGCCTTCGTTAAACTGATTAAAATGATTATTGCCCCGGTTATTTTTTGTACTGTCGTGACCGGGATTGCTGGCATGGAAAGTATGAAAGCGGTAGGGCGAACCGGTGCCGTTGCGCTGCTCTACTTCGAAGTGGTCAGTACTCTGGCGCTGATTATCGGTCTTGTCATCGTTAACGTCGTACAACCGGGTGCCGGGATGAACGTTGACCCTGCAACGCTTGATGCAAAAGCGGTGGCAATGTATGCCGAGCAGGCTAAAGACCAGGGGATTGTTGCCTTCCTGATGGATGTGATCCCATCGAGCGTCATCGGTGCGTTTGCTAGTGGTAACATTCTGCAGGTTCTGCTGTTTGCGGTGATGTTTGGTTTTGCGCTGCACCGTCTGGGCAACAAAGGCCAACTGATCTTCAACGTTATCGAAAGCTTCTCGCAGGTTATCTTCGGCATTATCAATATGATCATGCGCCTGGCGCCGATTGGTGCGTTCGGGGCGATGGCCTTCACCATTGGTAAATACGGCGTCGGTACACTGGTGCAGTTAGGGCAGCTTATTATCTGTTTCTACATCACCTGTATTCTGTTTGTGGTGGTGGTGCTGGGTTCTATTGCCCGCGCGACCGGCTTCAGCATTTTCAAATTTATCCGCTATATCAAAGAAGAACTGCTGATTGTGCTGGGGACATCATCCTCTGAATCGGCGCTGCCGCGCATGCTTGATAAGATGGAAAAACTGGGTTGCCGTAAATCGGTGGTGGGGTTGGTTATCCCAACCGGCTACTCGTTTAACCTTGATGGGACATCTATCTACTTAACGATGGCGGCGGTGTTTATCGCTCAGGCGACCAACAGCCATATGGATATCTTCCATCAGATAACCTTGTTGGTGGTGCTCTTACTCTCCTCGAAAGGGGCGGCTGGGGTCACCGGCAGCGGATTTATCGTGCTGGCGGCGACCATCTCTGCGGTGGGGCATTTACCGGTAGCTGGGCTGGCGCTGATTTTGGGTATCGACCGCTTTATGTCAGAAGCGCGTGCGCTGACCAACCTGATTGGTAACGGTGTGGCAACCATCGTGGTGGCGAAGCGTGTGAAACAACTTGATGCAAAACAGCTCGACGACGTGCTCAATAACCGTCCGACCGCCAACAAACCGCACGAATTATCCTCTTAATCTTATCACTTAAGCCCGTACTCCCTTGCTGGAGTGCGGGCTCCTGCGCATAATTAGGCGGCGTCATTCATTGACCCTGACAGCCTAAGTCTATCGTAATTTTTATTTTACTTAGCTATGCAACGTTTATACGATTATGTGGTCTAACTGACGTATTTACTTCAATATTTTTTGATAACGGCCTCAGTGCGGTTATATTTTATTCCCTAAAGGGATAGGGCGGCAACTGGCGTTGCGGCAGCCTGAGCCCTTTAGGAAGTCACCAGGAATGTTCATCAGGGGTTCACATGCAGGGCACAACAATTCGACTTTTAGCCGGTGGTTTGCTGATGATGGCAGCAGCCAGCTGTGTGCAGGCAGAAACGCTCCAGCCGGACCCGGCCTGGCAACAAGGTACGCTGCCTAATGGTTTCCAGTGGCAGGTAC containing:
- a CDS encoding dicarboxylate/amino acid:cation symporter; this encodes MKTSFFKSLYFQVLSAIVIGVLIGHYYPELGAQMKPLGDAFVKLIKMIIAPVIFCTVVTGIAGMESMKAVGRTGAVALLYFEVVSTLALIIGLVIVNVVQPGAGMNVDPATLDAKAVAMYAEQAKDQGIVAFLMDVIPSSVIGAFASGNILQVLLFAVMFGFALHRLGNKGQLIFNVIESFSQVIFGIINMIMRLAPIGAFGAMAFTIGKYGVGTLVQLGQLIICFYITCILFVVVVLGSIARATGFSIFKFIRYIKEELLIVLGTSSSESALPRMLDKMEKLGCRKSVVGLVIPTGYSFNLDGTSIYLTMAAVFIAQATNSHMDIFHQITLLVVLLLSSKGAAGVTGSGFIVLAATISAVGHLPVAGLALILGIDRFMSEARALTNLIGNGVATIVVAKRVKQLDAKQLDDVLNNRPTANKPHELSS